The following proteins are encoded in a genomic region of Plasmodium vivax scf_6752 genomic scaffold, whole genome shotgun sequence:
- a CDS encoding variable surface protein Vir4-related (encoded by transcript PVX_074690A), protein MAKPAVTPVISAKDLEKIAEELKLKTFYDDFFLKSEQPKPADPCKIFETPDKKKENERNICLKLVRHLEKIGEITEKSKRDDYCNYLTYWFYDELGEIYKDYSKKKEDISSFNELIGVVNKVNIPQSRYPKCTLKSETGVSLDEWKKRKLSYIYKKNYNDIKSKVSSQEKEKCDKYSKYLDNINKLYINYKTKKCSWFTLSPDYADCYDRYNPNSIITELAKCKTQGSRSSQSSVLGWLWGSSSPKTAPSKGSPGAQEPAKTAVVNNPGRISSAGGKATGAEQAGGNKGLASVASSQSREVLGRTQNAVGVSPLGSSQAGVHMLHESKDIQQVSYTTLPTAPEVNPDTSNFLDKTFGILKSDYFRHSISTPIGSQTNKGEKKKRKPQNNYYDEYEEELPRYESQQSLAESQMSDAYISYQPRRDRYY, encoded by the exons atggcaaaaccGGCGGTGACACCAGTAATATCTGCGAAAGATTtg gaaaaaattgcagaagAATTAAAACTTAAAACATTCTATGatgatttctttttaaagagtGAACAACCTAAACCTGCCGATCCCTGTAAAATATTCGAAACGccagacaaaaaaaaagaaaatgaaagaaatatatgCCTAAAGCTCGTACGTCATTTAGAGAAAATTGGTGAAATCACGGAAAAGTCTAAGCGCGATGattattgtaattatttaacTTACTGGTTTTATGATGAATTAGGGGAAATATATAAGGattactcaaaaaaaaaagaagatatatCTTCCTTTAATGAACTTATTGGTGTAGTGAATAAGGTTAATATACCACAGAGCCGATATCCGAAGTGTACTTTAAAGTCTGAAACTGGAGTAAGTTTGgatgaatggaaaaaaaggaaactgtcttatatttataagaaaaattacaatgaTATTAAAAGCAAGGTTAGTTctcaagaaaaagaaaaatgtgataaatattctaaatatcttgataatattaataagttatatataaattataagaCGAAAAAATGTAGCTGGTTTACCTTGAGTCCGGATTATGCAGATTGTTATGATAGATATAACCCAAATTCCATCATAACCGAATTAGCAAAATGTAAGACTCAAGGATCTAGAAGTAGTCAATCTTCAGTACTAGGATGGTTATGGGGAAGTTCATCACCTAAAACAGCTCCAAGTAAAGGTTCTCCAGGTGCTCAGGAACCAGCAAAAACTGCAGTTGTGAACAATCCTGGGAGGATATCATCCGCAGGGGGTAAGGCTACAGGAGCTGAACAAGCAGGTGGGAACAAAGGGTTAGCATCTGTAGCATCCTCACAAAGTAGAGAAGTATTAGGTAGAACCCAAAATGCTGTAGGAGTATCACCACTTGGAAGTTCGCAAGCAGGAGTTCATATGCTACATGAAAGTAAAGATATTCAACAAGTTAGCTATACGACCTTGCCTACAGCTCCTGAGGTTAACCCTGATACATCTAATTTTTTGGACAAAACATTTGGTATATTGAAATCAGATTATTTTCGCCACTCAATA TCAACTCCGATAGGATCGCAAACAAATAAAggtgaaaagaagaaaagaaagccTCAGAATAATTACTATGATgaatatgaagaagaattaCCAAGATATGAGTCACAACAGTCATTGGCGGAGTCCCAAATGAGCGATGcatatatatcatatcaACCTAGGCGTGACCGTTATTACTAA